In Fodinibius saliphilus, a genomic segment contains:
- a CDS encoding class II fumarate hydratase: MSESRIETDSMGDVEVPKNAYYGAQTQRAVDNFPVSGIRFSRSFIQALGMVKKNAAKVNDALGELDNGITDAIQKAAQEVIEGKHDDDFPIDIFQTGSGTSTNMNSNEIISRRANELKDEAVEVEIHPNDHVNYGQSSNDVIPTSIRVAAVLGVSNDLIPALKKLKDAFLKKGAEFSDVAKTGRTHLMDAMPVTIEQEFQGYARQIELGIERLEAALDRMTELPQGGTAVGTGLNTNPEFGSKVAEALSEETGIDFKEAENHFEAQATVDAPVELSGQLKTIAVGLMKIGNDLRWMNSGPNSGIGEIQLEALQPGSSIMPGKINPVIEESITMVCAQVIGNDSTITVAGQSGNFELNVMLPVVAHNLLESIEILSNAVDNFAERSVSRLNVNREKIADMVGRNPVLVTALNPLIGYDKAAKIAKKAFNEERPVKEVAREMTDLSDKELDEALDPIKMTKGGFME; this comes from the coding sequence ATGAGTGAGTCTCGTATTGAAACTGATTCTATGGGAGATGTAGAAGTGCCTAAAAACGCTTATTACGGTGCACAAACACAGCGTGCCGTTGATAACTTTCCTGTAAGCGGTATTCGTTTCAGCCGTTCTTTTATTCAAGCCCTAGGAATGGTGAAAAAGAATGCTGCCAAGGTTAATGATGCACTGGGCGAACTGGATAACGGCATCACCGATGCCATTCAGAAAGCTGCCCAAGAAGTTATTGAAGGGAAGCACGACGATGATTTCCCTATCGATATTTTCCAGACGGGTTCGGGAACTTCTACTAATATGAACTCTAATGAGATTATTTCTCGGCGGGCTAATGAGCTAAAAGATGAGGCCGTAGAAGTTGAAATTCATCCCAATGACCACGTCAATTACGGACAAAGTTCGAACGATGTGATACCTACATCCATAAGGGTAGCTGCGGTATTGGGTGTTTCAAATGATCTTATCCCCGCCCTTAAAAAGCTCAAAGATGCATTCTTAAAGAAAGGAGCTGAATTTTCAGATGTGGCCAAAACAGGGCGTACCCACTTAATGGATGCAATGCCTGTTACTATTGAACAGGAGTTCCAAGGCTATGCGCGACAAATTGAGCTCGGTATTGAACGATTAGAAGCGGCACTTGATCGCATGACGGAGCTGCCGCAAGGCGGTACTGCTGTAGGAACAGGGTTGAATACAAATCCTGAATTTGGCAGTAAAGTGGCTGAAGCATTATCTGAAGAGACAGGAATTGATTTTAAAGAAGCAGAAAACCATTTTGAAGCACAGGCAACTGTTGATGCACCTGTTGAATTGAGCGGCCAACTGAAAACGATAGCCGTAGGATTGATGAAAATAGGTAATGATCTTCGCTGGATGAATTCCGGCCCTAACAGTGGAATCGGAGAGATTCAGCTTGAAGCACTACAGCCGGGCTCATCAATTATGCCCGGTAAAATTAATCCGGTAATAGAAGAGTCTATAACAATGGTATGTGCTCAAGTGATAGGTAATGATTCAACTATTACGGTAGCAGGGCAATCGGGAAATTTTGAACTTAACGTAATGTTACCGGTAGTAGCACATAACCTGTTGGAATCAATTGAAATTTTGAGCAATGCTGTAGATAATTTTGCCGAGCGTTCTGTTTCTCGATTGAACGTCAACCGAGAAAAAATTGCTGATATGGTGGGACGTAATCCGGTGCTGGTAACAGCCTTGAATCCACTTATCGGTTATGACAAAGCGGCTAAAATTGCCAAAAAAGCGTTTAATGAAGAACGGCCGGTTAAAGAAGTAGCCCGCGAGATGACTGATTTGAGCGACAAAGAGCTTGATGAGGCGCTTGATCCAATTAAGATGACTAAAGGAGGTTTTATGGAGTAG
- a CDS encoding GNAT family N-acetyltransferase, producing the protein MEDVQQVNGITLATTKKERKQFINFPYEHYSDDEKWIAPLKMEQKKLIDEENNPFYEDGNIALFLAEKNGEVCGRIAAIQDRRYNKHHGNNTGFFGFFECIDDQSVADLLVKVVTDWLRERGHTDILGPSNPSMMDEVGILVDGFEYYPSIMMPYHKPYYDRLLKNTGLDKEMDMYAYRQKVSEMNLDRMYRGEEIVRRRLPKLKMREVDLKNIEQEVKIVREIFNKAWANNWGFIPLKEEEVADLAKDLKLIIDPKLAHIIEDDGKPIAFSIALPDINQALNHMDGTLFPTGIFKFLWHKRNIDRLRTALMGVLPEYQGKGIDALLHKEATVNAREGGYKSSELGWVLETNKAMIQVAERLGAYIEKTYRMYSKEL; encoded by the coding sequence GTGGAAGACGTACAGCAGGTAAATGGAATAACCCTTGCTACAACCAAGAAGGAACGTAAGCAGTTTATAAACTTTCCGTACGAGCACTATTCTGACGATGAGAAATGGATTGCCCCTCTCAAGATGGAGCAAAAAAAACTCATCGATGAGGAAAACAATCCCTTTTATGAAGATGGTAACATAGCCTTATTTCTTGCCGAAAAAAATGGCGAGGTTTGTGGGCGGATAGCAGCTATTCAAGATCGCCGGTATAATAAGCATCACGGTAATAATACCGGTTTTTTTGGATTTTTTGAGTGCATTGACGATCAGTCGGTAGCAGACCTATTGGTGAAGGTAGTTACTGATTGGCTGCGTGAACGCGGCCATACCGATATTCTGGGGCCTTCTAACCCCAGTATGATGGATGAGGTTGGAATCTTGGTTGATGGGTTTGAATATTATCCCAGTATTATGATGCCCTATCATAAACCCTATTATGATCGGTTGCTTAAAAATACTGGTCTCGATAAAGAGATGGATATGTATGCCTACCGCCAGAAAGTAAGTGAGATGAATCTGGACAGGATGTACCGGGGTGAAGAGATTGTACGGCGACGCCTGCCGAAATTGAAAATGCGGGAAGTGGATCTTAAAAATATTGAACAGGAAGTAAAGATTGTTCGAGAGATCTTTAATAAGGCATGGGCTAATAACTGGGGGTTCATCCCGCTAAAAGAAGAAGAGGTTGCAGATCTTGCCAAGGATCTCAAACTAATTATCGATCCCAAGTTGGCTCATATCATTGAGGACGATGGCAAACCGATTGCTTTTTCTATTGCACTCCCTGATATCAATCAGGCATTAAATCATATGGATGGCACGCTGTTTCCCACGGGTATATTTAAATTCTTATGGCACAAGAGAAATATTGATCGCTTGCGCACAGCTTTGATGGGGGTGTTGCCAGAGTACCAAGGTAAGGGTATTGACGCGCTACTTCACAAAGAGGCTACTGTTAATGCAAGAGAGGGTGGATATAAATCTTCAGAGCTTGGCTGGGTACTTGAAACTAATAAGGCTATGATTCAAGTTGCTGAAAGGCTGGGAGCCTACATCGAGAAAACCTACCGTATGTACAGCAAAGAACTGTAA
- a CDS encoding aminotransferase class I/II-fold pyridoxal phosphate-dependent enzyme — MADSNSDVKTNDIFSKAYDFTKADEIKEKGLYPYFKPLQATDGTTVQIDGREVIMAGSNNYLGLTNDPRVIEAARNVIKTYGTGCTGSRYLNGTLDLHLELEEKLAAFMNKDSCVLFSTGYQTNEGSIQTIAGRRDIIFSDKDNHACIVSGTLVSNAKTMRYQHNDLEQLEKLLQRADSEAGKIIVSDGVFSMSGTIAKVDKLVELKKEFGARLYLDDAHAIGVVGEGGRGSASTYGLIDEVDLISGTFSKSFASLGGFLVGDHEVIEYIRHNSPAHIFSASMPPANVATVLKALEILQEETWRLDRLAEISDYMRNSLRDMGFNVWSSQTPIIPVVIGEMIDCFEFWKGLFEAGVYVNAVVPPGVPRGQSLVRTSYMATHTDDHLNRILEAFRKVGIEQGIIDQNGHSLLEKE; from the coding sequence ATGGCCGACTCCAATTCTGATGTAAAAACGAACGATATTTTTTCAAAGGCTTATGACTTTACAAAAGCCGATGAAATTAAAGAAAAGGGTCTTTATCCCTATTTTAAGCCTCTCCAAGCCACTGATGGTACTACCGTTCAAATTGATGGACGGGAAGTTATTATGGCCGGTTCCAATAATTACTTAGGATTGACAAACGATCCCAGGGTTATTGAAGCTGCCCGTAATGTTATAAAAACCTACGGAACGGGATGCACAGGATCTCGTTATTTGAACGGAACACTTGATTTGCATTTAGAGCTTGAAGAGAAGCTCGCAGCATTCATGAACAAAGATTCATGTGTTCTTTTCAGTACTGGTTATCAAACCAATGAAGGTTCGATTCAAACCATCGCCGGCCGTCGAGATATTATTTTTTCTGATAAAGATAATCATGCTTGTATTGTTTCCGGTACGCTTGTTTCTAATGCTAAGACAATGCGATATCAACATAACGACCTGGAACAGCTGGAAAAACTGCTGCAGAGAGCTGACAGCGAGGCCGGTAAGATTATTGTGAGTGATGGTGTGTTCTCCATGTCGGGGACAATAGCTAAAGTTGACAAACTTGTGGAGCTTAAAAAGGAATTTGGTGCTCGTTTATATCTTGACGATGCCCACGCTATTGGGGTTGTAGGGGAAGGAGGACGTGGTTCCGCTTCTACTTATGGTCTGATAGATGAGGTTGATCTTATTAGTGGAACTTTTTCAAAGTCTTTTGCATCGCTTGGTGGCTTTCTGGTAGGAGACCATGAAGTAATAGAGTATATTCGCCACAATTCACCGGCACATATTTTTAGTGCATCTATGCCCCCTGCTAATGTGGCTACTGTATTAAAAGCCCTAGAGATACTTCAGGAAGAAACATGGAGGCTTGATCGGCTTGCAGAGATTTCTGATTACATGCGGAACTCGCTTCGCGATATGGGTTTTAATGTGTGGAGTAGCCAAACACCTATTATACCTGTTGTAATCGGTGAGATGATCGATTGCTTTGAGTTTTGGAAAGGTCTTTTCGAAGCAGGTGTGTATGTTAATGCGGTTGTGCCTCCGGGTGTACCGCGCGGGCAGTCTCTTGTTCGTACCAGTTATATGGCTACACATACTGATGACCATCTGAATAGAATTTTAGAAGCTTTCCGCAAGGTGGGTATCGAACAGGGTATTATAGATCAGAACGGCCACTCGCTATTGGAAAAGGAGTAA